A window of Hevea brasiliensis isolate MT/VB/25A 57/8 chromosome 14, ASM3005281v1, whole genome shotgun sequence contains these coding sequences:
- the LOC131172957 gene encoding uncharacterized protein LOC131172957: MILLIKEHLKIAFRRQKSNVDSRWKDVEFIVDNYVFLKVSPIKGVMKFKKKGKLTPRYIGPFEITDRVRIVAYQFELPPSLSHVRPVFHIFMLSKYIPDPSHVLQPDTVELNEDLTFKE, from the coding sequence ATGATTCTTTTGATCAAAGAACATCTGAAAATAGCTTTCAGAAGACAAAAGAGCAATGTAGATTCTAGGTGGAAGGATGTAGAGTTTATAGTGGACaattatgtattcctgaaggtctcTCCGATAAAGGGAGTTATGAAATTTAAGAAGAAGGGCAAGCTTACACCCCGatacataggaccttttgagatTACTGATAGAGTTAGAATAGTAGCCTATCAGTTCGAGTTACCACCAAGCCTTTCTCATGTTCGCCCTGTATTTCACATTTTCATGCTTAGTaagtacatacctgatccttcccaTGTGCTACAACCTGACACTGTGGAGTTGAATGAAGACTTGACTTTTAAGGAATAa